One Algoriphagus sp. Y33 genomic window, TAAATATCTGGTAGAAAATGATGTTCCGCATATTTATTATCTGGAAACCGGGGGACATGATTTCAAGGTTTGGAAAAACGGCTTGTACATGTATTCCCAACTCCTGTTTAAACCCGTAGACCAATCCAAATTCAACCAATACAGTCCTCTGGGAACACCTGCTGCTACCAACATACGATCAGCAAAGTATCCCCAAATCTTCCCTGATCACCGGGCTGAATTTAGATTAAAAGCTCCGGAGGCAGAAAAGTTGCAATTGGATCTGGGCAAGAAATACGATATGGTGAAAAATGAAGAGGGAGTTTGGGAGGTTACCACAGATCCTCTAAGCGAGGGCTTTCATTATTACTCTTTCATAATTGATGGAGTGGCGGTAGCGGATCCGTCAAGTGATACTTTTTATGGCATGGGACGGATGGCCAGTGGGATTGAAGTGCCATCCAAAGGGGATGGTTACTATGAGCTCAAAGATGTCCCGCATGGTGAGGTGAGGAGAGTACGCTACTTCTCCAAAGTACTAAGAACCTGGAGACAGTTCTTTATCTACACACCTCCGGGGTACGATTCCAATACCATGGAGGAATATCCGGCCCTGTATATTTATCATGGCGGGGGAGAGGATGAGACCGGCTGGGCAAACCAAGGCAAAACTGATTTGATTTTGGATAATCTGATTGCGGAAGGTAAAGCCAAACCTATGCTTGTGGTGATGCCTGATGGGAATATGTCCGCAAGTGCTTTTACTGAAAATGGCCTGAAACAATTTGAGGCTGAATTAAAATCAAGCCTGATTCCGTACATCGAAGAAAACTATAGAGTAAAATCCGGAACGGAAAACCGCGCTTTGGCAGGTCTTTCCATGGGCGGGATTCAGACTTTATATGCAGGGGTGTACAACACTGATCTATTCTCCTATCTTGGAGTATTCAGTTCCGGATGGATAGCCTCAAGACTACCTGAAATTGCAGATACACAATATGCTTTTATGAAAGACAATGCGGACAAAATCAATTCAGACCTTACCATGTTCTGGATTGCTATGGGAGGCAAAGAAGATATTGCTTACGAAAATTGTCAAATCATGATGCGAAAATTCGATGAGATGAATATTGACTACACCTACTCAGAATATCCCGGAGGGCATACCTGGCCCGTATGGAGAAATAATTTATATAACTTTTCCCAAAAATTGTTTTAGACTTTCTGTAAGTCTAAATATTTTAGAATCAACATGTTCGGTTACGATAAACCCTCCCAAAGTTGAAACATGTTAAAATAAGAACAAAATAATAGTATGGATTTACACTTATCTAATAAGATCGTGTTAGTAGTAGGCGGAGCCGGTAAAAAGGGCAGCATTGGCGAAATTATCGTACGGCATATTGTATCGGAAGGAGCGATACCTGTAATCATCGATAGGAATAGCCGGGGATATGCGGTTCAGAAAGAACTTCAAAATAGCGGAGTTGATGCACTTTTTATTGAGGCGGATGTCACCGATCCGGATACCTGCAAAACTGCTGTGGAAGCCGTTATTTCGAAATATAACCGAATTGATATTCTCATCAACAATGTAGGTATTAATGACGGGACAAGTCTGGAAAGTTCTTATCAAGAGTTTATGGATTCCATACGGCTTAATCTTGCGAGTTACTTCTTGATGACAAAATTAGCACTCCCGAAATTGAAAGAGTCTAAAGGGAATATTATCAATATCGGATCCAAGGTGGCTCTTACAGGGCAGGGGGGCACATCAGGCTATGCTGCCGCCAAGGGAGGAGTTCTGGCACTTACCAGAGAGTGGGCGGTGGATTTGATTGGGTTTGGGATTCGGGTAAATGCTGTTGTCATTGCAGAAAGCGAAACACCTGCTTACCAAGACTGGCTGGATACTTTTCCCGATCCGCAGGGAGTAAAGGAGCAGATCGTCTCGAAAATTCCTTTAGGCAAAAGAATGACGAGCCCGGAAGAAATAGCCAACTCCGTGTTATTCCTTGCCTCGGACTGCTCATCCCATACCACAGGTCAGTTTGTTTTTATAGACGGTGGCTATGTCCATTTGGACAGAAAGCTTGTCCACGATGAGGTTAGAGTCATCAATGGAGTAGCCGAAAAGTAACTGATCTCAGCATTGCTTTTTTGAAGAAAAGCAAACTGATTGCCTACAAATCACTTTGCCCTTCGAGAATCATTAAAAACACAACTAAAATAATAAGTATAATCTGATGAAATCACTGATATTAAAAGAGCCCGGTAAGTGGGAGATAAAGGAAACAACGGTAGAGGGGGATTTACAGGAGGATGAGGTACTTCTTAAAGTCCATAGGATTGGCATTTGCGGAACGGACATGCATGCATTTCGGGGCAAACAACCATTTTTCTCCTATCCAAGAATATTGGGACATGAGCTTGGACTGGAAGTTATTGAAATTGGCAGCAAGGTATCCCAGGTGAAAGTAGGGGATAAATGTGCCCTTGAGCCCTATTTTAATTTCAAAGAAGATCAGGCCGTGAAACTGGGTAAAACAAACTGCGGAGAATTTATTTCTGTGTTCGGAGTGCATCAGGATGGAGGTATGCGCGAGTTTATCAAAGTGCCTGCCCGGTATCTCCATACCTCAACAAAACTTACCTACGATCAATTGGCTCTGATTGAACCGTTGGGAATAGGGTTTCATGCGGTGAGCAGGGCGTCTATCCAGCCTGAAGACAAGGTCTTGGTGATAGGAGCCGGTCCCATAGGTTTGGCTACCATGCAATTCGCCACGATCAGGAATGCTAAAGTAGTAGCTTTGGATATCAATGAAGATAGACTTCAGTTCTGTTTGCAGAATTTGGATCTTGTAGGCACTGTAAATGCCACCTCCGATACTGTGAAGGAACAACTTAGGGAGCTTTTTGATGGGGATTTGCCTACAGTGGTAATGGATGCTACCGGAAATGAGTACTCTATGAAAAACACGTTGGACTATGTGGCTTTCGGTGGAAGAATTGTTTTTATCGGACTTTACCAAGGCGATTTTACATTTTTTGATCCCCTGTTTCACAGAAAGGAAATCACGCTTCTTGCCAGCAGAAACGCATTGGGAGCAGACTTCGAAGAGATTATTTCCTTGATGGAAGCAGGCAAGGTTGCTACCGACCACTGGATTTCACATCGTGTGCCTTTTGGGGAGTTGCCAATGCGTTTTGAATCACTGCTCCAGCCTGAATCAAAGGTGATCAAAGCTATAGTGGAGTTGTAACCATTTTGTATTAATTGTAGGACTGTTAAGTTGATATTGTCAAATAGAAACGTCTTTAAGCGTTTACTTCTAGAAAATAAAGTAACTGTTAATAACCTATAAACCTATGGAATGGACATTCGAAAATAGTATTACAACTGAGGAAGAACTCCGCGAAATAATGGGACATCCCAGCGAGATAGTGACCCGGAAAACGATAGATTATATCGTTGGTCACTGCAAGAGTTTTATTGAAAAATCACCCTTCATTACCATCGCAACAGCTGACTTGAATGGTAATTTTGATGTTTCTCCAAAAGGTGATCCGGCAGGATTCGTGAAAATACTAAGTGATAAAGTCCTTGCGATCCCGGATAGGCCCGGAAACCGTAAAGCAGATACATTAACCAACATCATTCAAAACCCAAATTTAGGGTTGATTTTCTTGATTCCGGGAATTAAAGAAACCCTGAGAGTGAACGGGGAAGCCAAAATAGTAACTGATGAAAGGGTTTTGGACCTATTGTCTTGTCAGGGGAAAAACCTTCATTTGCAATAATTGTGGAGGTAAAAGAGGTATTTATGCATTGTGCTAAATGCATTATCAGATCCAACCTCTGGATGAACATTGATGACACTCAAGAACGTGCTGTTCCATCCTTGGCCACTGCCTTGGTGGATCATGGAAAACTTGATATCACCTACCAAGAATTGGATGATATGATTAGAGATGATGAAAAAACCAATCTGTATTGATATTGAATACAGTGACGGTAGTTGCTTTTTTTTAACCTATTAACTTGTAATATCCTGTCAACTAAACTAGAATTAATGAAGGGCCTTTTATCATGTATGATTTTCCTGTGTATAGCGGGATTCACCTTTGGTCAAACCGAAGAAAGACAAAGGCCTGAAGAATGGAAGGGGTTGGTGAAAGGCGGAAAGTTTATGGATCTGTTTCTGCCGATTCCCCCGATAGGAAATTTGACTTCCGACACATGGGGCACGGAAGGCGTACTGCCAAGGTATACTGACAACGGTATAGAGGATGGTGAGTGGTCTTATTGGGGAGGTAAAATCATACCGGGAGAGGATGGAAAATATCATATGTATGTATGCCGATGGAGAGAGGATACTCCAAAAGGGCATTGGGAATGGCCCAATTCCATTGTGGTACATGCGGTTTCGGACTCACAGATGGGGCCGTTCAGAGTTGTGGGTGAAATCGGAAAAGGCCATAATCCGGAAATCTTTAAAACTGAATCGGGAGAATATGTTATTTATGTCATTGATGGGTATTACCGTTCCGCATCCTTAAACGGGCCATGGGAATACGGACAATTTGATTTTGACCCAAGAGATAGGCCCATTATTGAAGGATTGTCCAACCTGACCTTTGCCAAAAGGGAAGATGGTTCTTATTTGATGGTCTGCCGTGGAGGTGGGGTTTGGTTCAGCAAGGATGGCTTGGACACCTATAATCAGGTGTCGAATAGTAGGATTTATCCTCCGGTAGATGGGCGGTTTGAAGATCCTGTAGTATGGAAAGACAATGTCCAATACCACTTAATCGTCAATGATTGGCTAGGCAGAATAGCATTTTACCTGAGATCAAAGGACGGTGTCCATTGGAAAACTGATCCCGGTGAGGCTTATATGCCCGGGATTGCAAAATACGAAGACGGAACCGTGGAAGACTGGTTTAAGTATGAGCGGATCAAGATTTTTCAGGATGACCTGGGCAGGGCAACTCAGGCCAATTTTGCCGTGATCGATACGCTGAAGGCTGAGGATAAGTCAAATGACAGGCACAGTTCCAAAAACATCGGGATACCATTGAAAGTAGGGATGCAGCTAGAGGTGCTGAATAAAAAAGCCATCACCTTCAGCACCAAGCAGATAAAAGTTTTAATAAAAGCAGAAAAGGGATTTGATCCCATTACTGAGTTGGACTTTACTAGTCTGAGGTTTGGAGCATCGGAGGAAGTGAATTTCGGCAGGGGAGCTGTAGTTACTGACTTCCGAGCTAAGGGTTCGGATGTAGAGGTGGTTTTCAGCGGGGTAGGAAACGGTTTTACCAAAGATAACTTCGCCGGAAAACTTTTAGGAAAGGATCTGAGCGGTAAACCGGTTTTTGGCTTTTCCAGACTGCCGGGGGTAGAGTATACTACTGCCATTCTATCCGCCGGAAAGCCGGAATTATTTTTATCTTCGGGCGATATCATCACCCGCGTGGAGAATTTCGGACAGGTTAAATCCAAAAATGCCAAGTTGGCCTTGCAGCTGATCAAAAACGGAGAAACTCTGCTTAGCCAGACCGTTAAACTTCCGGACTTGCAGCCTTTTCAATCTGCCGAAAGTAAGTTTAAGATTCCGGCCAACTCTGCTGAAATTGTTCCCGGTGAAGAATTGAGCTTTGTGCTAACTGTTTTCTCAACTGACGGAGAGGAGGTTTTCAGTGGGGTATTGGAAGCATTGAAAAATACCAATGACAACAATTCGGTCGGATATGCTGAAATAGATGAGATTAGGCAGTAAGTGGATTCTAAAGTCATTGGATGGGGAATCCCGGCTTCTTATATGACCGTATGGATTGGAGTTACTGACTTTTGAGTTTGTTTTCAGTAGTTATGCATTATTTTGGTTTTCTTGGCCAACGCCCTCATCTATAGCGTCACGTTCAGGATGCTATAGATACGTGCCTTGACAATCTTGTGTCAATCTGAAAGGAAGCGAAATGACATTTTTTGGTTAAAACTACCCAGAGACTTTTTTGATTCTATCTGAACCTAAACAATACTTAATTCTATGGTATAAATACATACCTATACCTTATTGAACACATAACGTACCTCCCCCAAAGCGTGTTATTGGGATCTTTATGCAAAAGTCTATCGGCTATTATGAAGCCAATGCCTTTTCAGCCCAATGCTCAGACGGATTAGTACATAGCTAACCTGTTAATAATCAATTTGTCGGATTCCCAAACTGAGAATTTGACAGGAAACAGTGTGTAAAGGGTTGACTGAGATGCTTGGAATATCTGCTAAATCTCTTGGTGCTTAATAATAACCTATGACTTTTCATTTTATATTTATCATTGTCCTCTAGTCAGCTAAGTATGAATAAGTGGTTAGTCCATGTTTTAGGTATTATATTACTGGTTCATTTTTTTTCCGGTTGGGCAATAGGGCAGCCGCATTATCAATTTCAACATCTCACGACCGATGAAGGGCTTTCCAATAGCAATGTCAGCGCTGTTTTGAAGGATAGCTATGGTTTTTTGTGGATCGGCATGGAATCCGGGCTAAGCCGCTATGATGGTTATGGGTTTAAAAACTATACTGCTGAACCCGGTGCGCCCAATACAAGCTCATTCAATAATATTTGGGGATTGCAGGAAGACGGACTGGGGTATATCTGGATCAGTAGCTTTTCTTTCATGGTGTACAACCGTAGCAAGGATAATTTCATTACAGATGTCCCCGGGTTTTTGAGGGAGATGGGCATACTTGTAGACCAAAATTACCAAGTGTATGTAGACAAAAAAAAGCATGTGTGGGTGATGGATGGGCTGAGGATGCACCATTACAATACAGATACAAGAATGGTGAATGTCTTCAATTTGAACGTGCAGCTAGATGACGTGGCTTCCGTCCGCTTGAGTGACGATGGAGAATATTTGTATGGTGTTTTAAAACCGGGAATGCTATGGCAAATGCATAAGCAGACGGGGACTCAGAAACTGCATAGGCTAGAAGATATAGAGCACCCCGAACTATACAATAAAGTGTATGCAGATAGTCGCGGTGGCTTATGGCTCTTTTCCGGTAAATCCGGTCTGGTATATTATCGGGATAACCCAAATGCCGGTTGGATGAAATTATTGATGAGTTCAAATGGCAAGGGGGTTAGCAACAGGGTTTTGAATATTCTGGATGATGAAAGCGGTCATATATGGATAGGAACTGATCATAACGGATTGTTTATATATGATAGAGCCAGCGGAAGCCTTACCAATCTACTGGAGGATCAAGGAAATAAAACATCGATTTCATCCAATAATGTGGTGTGCCTTTACCGGGATGATAGGGGAATAATATGGATAGGGCATAATAAAAAAGGCATGTCATATTATCACAACAGTTTTAATAACATCGTAAGTGCTGACTATCCCGAATGCAGGGATGTCAGTGCGATTCTGGAGGATAGGAATGGTAATATTTGGTTGGGTACAGATGGCGATGGATTATTCTTAAAAGAAAATATCGATGATGGGAAAATCAAGAAGCTCCCTATAGGCAACAGCACAGCTATTGTTTCTTTATTGGAAGACCGTAAAGGACGGATCTGGATCGGAACATATCTGGAAGGGCTTATCTGTTATGAAAATGGGGAGTTTAGGCGTTACACCACCGGGAACAGTGGACTGGCTTCAAATAACATTTGGAACTTGAAGGAAGACAGGTACGGAAATCTGTGGGTCGGAACTTTGGAGGGAGGGATTCAATATCTCCGCAATGGTAATGATAAAGTGGGATTGGATTCTCTTGAAACCGTCTGTGAGTGGGTGAAGCATCCGCTTGATATGTATTATGACGGTGGGGATAAGCTATACGTCGGAACTGTCTTTGGACTCAATGTGGTGGACATCGCCACCGGCAGCTGTACTGTTCTTGTGGGGAATTCCAGGGGCACCCAGGATTTCAGTCAAATGCTAATATCCAATGTCCATAAAGCTGAAAATGGTAATATTTGGCTAGGACACCCAATCGGTGTTACCCTTTGGGATGTGAAGAAGGATACGCTTTATTTCATTAATGAGAACAATGGTCTTACCGATAATATCGTACGCGGCATCATTGAAGATGATAACCATAACATTTGGGTGACCACAAGCAATGGTCTTTCTGTCCTTTCCACAGAACGTGACAGTCAGGATTTCCTGAGGATTAGTAGCAGAAATTTTTCAACCAAAGACGGGTTCAAAAACAACTATTTCAACAATCGGTCTATATATAAGCTCCGCAACCGTGATATTCTTGTAGGCGGCACAGAAGGATTTACTATTGTCAATCCAAATAAAATAGTGGAAAAAAACCAACCGCCTGCCAAAGTGGGTTTTACGGGTTTGAGTGTAGGGAATAATAGTATTAAAGTGGATTCCCTGTACAATGGGAATACATTGCTGAAGCGCCCTATGGAACAAACAGACTCACTGACGTTTCATCATAGTGATAGGATGATTGTATTACATTTCACTACGGGCGATTTGCTGCATGCGGATAAGGTAAGGTACTCCTATAGACTGGATGGGTTTAGTCAGGAATGGATTACTATACAGGAAAACAAGGTCACGTTCTCTTCGTTGCTTCCCGGCATTTATAAGCTCTATGTCAAGGCTAGTAACAGTGACGGGGTTTGGAATGATGTTCCCACGGTTTTAAGTATTACGGTTACCCCTCCTTTCTATTTATCACGATGGGCAATTGCCTTGTATGTGATTCTGTCTATAAGCCTTATTTGGTATGTGATCTACCGTACCCGAAACCATCAACGCAGCAGACTTGAGCAGCAAAAGGTGCAATTGGAACGGGAACAGGAGGTTAATCTCAATGAAATGAAACTGAAGTTTTTCACCAATGTCAGTCATGATTTGCGGACTCCTCTGACGCTCATCACCACACCGTTGCAGGCAATTCTCGAAGGAGATCTCGAAGAAGGGCTACGACAAAAACTGAATATAATCAACAAGAATGCAGGGCATTTATTGAGACTGATAAATTCTTTATTGGATTTTCGCAAGTTGGATGCTAAGGCTGAATCTTTGAATTTGAGACAGGGGGATTTCATTGGGTTTATAAGAAATGTGTGTTTACCCTTTCATAATTATGCCATTGACCGACAGATGAGCTTTGTATTCACCTGCGAAATGGAATGCCTTCTGATGGAGTTTGATTCGGCAAAGGTTCAAAAGATTATGTTCAACCTGCTTTCCAACGCCTTTAAGTTCACCCAGAGTGGAGAATCAGTTGGAGTGCATGTTTACGGGGAGGGTGATTTTGTGTCAGTAAGCGTGTCAGACTCAGGACAAGGAGTTGCGGATAAGGATAAGACATATATTTTTGAGCGGTTTTATCAGGCTTCCCAAGCACAGGATAATTTGGGCAGTGGAATCGGCCTTCATATTGTGAGCGAATATGTTCATATGCATGGAGGAGCCGTTTCAGTGAAAGACAATGAGCCCCGGGGATCTGTATTCACTTTCAGACTGCCTATAATCGAAATCGGCGAGGTAGAAGGATTGGAATCTGAAGATGAATCAGACGATGAATTTGCTGAGAAAATTGATGGACAGGTTTTACCTTCTAAGCCCGTGTTACTTTTTGTTGATGACAATTTAGACCTCTGTGAGTTTATGGCAGGTAGTCTGTCGGATGAATTTACCGTTATACTGGCCAATAACGGGCAAGAGGCAGTAGAACAACTTGAAATGAATGATGTTCGCGTGGTAGTAAGTGATGTCATGATGCCTGTGATGACAGGAATAGAACTTTGCCATCAAATAAAAACAAATATACATTGGTCTCATATCCCTGTTATCCTGTTGACCGCCCGGACAGCCGAAGAATACCAAATCGAGGGATTGGAAATGGGAGCGGATGATTACCTGACCAAACCATTCAATTTTAATCTTTTAAAATTGCGGATTCGTAAATTTTTGGAATGGACCGAATTGAGCCATATCACATTCAGTCAGAAAATGGACGTTTCTCCCAGCGAAATAACCATCACCTCTCTGGATCAAAAACTGATCGAAAAAGCTATTAAAGTGGTGGAAGAACATATCAGTGAGCCGGAGTTTTCGGTGGAGGACCTTGGAAGCGAAGTAGGGTTGAGTAGAAGTCATTTATATAAGAAATTGATGAACATTACAGGAAAAGGGCCGGCAGAGTTTATCCGTACCATCCGCCTTAAAAGAGGCAGGCAACTGCTGGAACAAAACCAGATGCAAATAGCGGAAGTTGCCTACACTGTTGGCTTCAATTCACCTAAAAGGTTTACCATCAATTTCAAAAACGAATTCGGTATTCTGCCCTCAGATTATGTGCGTAGTATAAAGTAACCTGATACGAAAATAAAACACCGAGTTAAGCTGCTCCACTTCGTGGGATCATTTTTAGGCCCTGGGGACTGTGTCAGCAAGTCAGATTAGAACTATTTTTTTAGACAGACTTACCTGTCGGAGATCGGGGGCTTAGCTCTGGAGCTATTTCAATATGAGGTGCTGTGAAAAAAGTTCTGTAATATTGGTTAAATGACCAATTTTATGAATGATTTTTTGCGATGATCCAACTATTTATACTGGATAATGCTAGATAAAACATCAAAGCCCCTTATTGAAAACATGGCGAACCCTCCTTCGGAATTAGGATTTATACATTTCGCTGTCAATTGACCGGTAAAATGGTCGAATTAACAATAACCTAAAATAATCTATTTATGAAGTTAAAAACGTGTACACACTTTAAGTGGCCCGGTACAAGGCTAAGGTATGGCCTCAGCTTTATTCTGATGTGCTTCTGGTCAACGACCATTTTTGGACAAACTATTCAACTAACAGGAATAGTGAAATCGGAGCTGGACAATGAAGTTCTGCCTGGAGTGAATGTTGTTGTCAAAGGGACGACCCATGGGACGGTAACAGATTTAGACGGGCGCTATTCCCTGGAAGTTCCTTCTCCTGAGGCTATTGTAGTCTTCAGTTTTATCGGATTTAGCCATAAAGAAGTCCGTGTGGGAAGCCAAAGTGTCATTAATGTTGTTTTGACAGCGGATATGAATTCCTTGGATGAGGTGGTAGTGATAGGCTATGGTACTACAAGGAGACAGGATGTTACAGGGTCTATTTCTTCGGTTTCCGGGGAAGAGATTCGTAGGACTAGCCCTGTCACCATAGATCAGGCACTGCAGGGGAAGGTTCCGGGAGTTGTGATACAGCAGGCTTCAGGTCAGCCGGGTGGAGCGGTCAATGTACAGGTAAGAGGGGTGACCTTCAATAATTCAGCTCCTTTATATGTGATTGATGGGATTATTATGGGGGGGATGGCTACCCTGGGTTCCGGTACCAATCCTTTGGCCGGTATCAACCCGAATGAAATTGAGTCCATCGATGTGTTAAAAGATGCCTCCGCTACGGCCATATATGGCTCTCAAGCGACCAATGGGGTTATCGTCATCACAACCAAAAGGGGGAGTGATGCAGCTCCCAGTATCAATTATGAGTTCAGTACCGGTTTTCAGCAACTTCCCAATCGGCTTTCGCTTATGAATTTGCAGGAATATGCCTCTTTTATCAATGAGCGGAACACGGGATTAGGATGGGGATTCGATGAAAGACCTGAGTTTGCTAATCCTGAATATTTGGGAAAGGGAACAGATTGGCAGGGGGAGTTATTTAGAAACGCCCCCATGACCAACCATGCCCTTACGGTGAGCGGAGGTGATAAAAGGACGCAATATCTACTTTCAGCGTCTTACTTCAATCAGGAAGGTATAGCCCTGGGGTCTGATTTTACAAGAGCATCCCTGAGACTTAATCTAGACAATAAGGCAACGGACTGGCTGAAGATCGGGACAAGTCTTCAGCTGGCAAATATCAATGAAAATGTCACTTCTACCGGTTCGAGTGTCATAGCAACTGCTCTTAGTCAGACTCCTGATATAGCTGTATCAAATCCGGATGGAAGCTGGGGTGGTGCTTTTAACCCCAATGGTTGGGTCAATAATACGGTAAACCCTTATGCAATTGCGCTTATCAATAAGGATAATGTTAGGAGAAACCAACTATTCGGCAACTTATATGCCGAGGTTAATTTATTGAAAGATTTGGTATTTAGAAGTGAGGTGACAGGCAGTTTTTCTATGGCCACACAGGATCAGTTTTTCCCTACTTACGAAATGGGGCTTGTGGTAAGAACGATCAACGAAGCTACTTACAGATTCTCTCAAAACTTCTATTCCACTGTACGGAATTACTTCACATACTCACGGATGTTAGGTGACAGATACAATTTGAATGTTATGACTGGTCACGAGGCACAGCTGAGCAAATCGGAGAACATATTCGCAAGCCGTACCAACTTTCCTTCAAATAATGTGCAGACCATCAGTGCCGGTGACCCACTCACGGCTATGAATTCCGGAGTGAAATCCCATAACTCCCAAGAATCATATTTTGGCAGGGTGAATTTTGGTATTGATGACAAATATTTGTTGACCGGTAATGTGCGGGCAGACGGATCTTCAAAGTTTGCTGCAGGAAATAGATGGGTAGCTACCTATTCCGGAGCTATTGCATGGAAAATTCATAATGAGAACTTCCTGAAGGATGTTAAAAACATGAATGAGTTGAAGCTAAGAGTAGGTTATGGTTTGACAAACAACCAGAATATTCCTGATTACCGCTATACCTCCGGTTTGGCCACTGTTACCACCGGTTTGTCCGGAGTATCCCAAATCGTTCGTAACATGGGCAATCCCGTCGTAGAATGGGAAAGGACAAGGTATAGCAATATCGGTCTTGACGGAACATTCTTTAACTGGCGTATAAACTTCTCAGTAGATATCTATGACAGAAACGTTGACGGTCTTTTGATGCAGGTTCCCTTACCGATGTACTCGGGTACAGGTATAGGGTATTCCCCCGGTTCAATACAATCCCCTTGGGTAAACGTTGG contains:
- a CDS encoding hybrid sensor histidine kinase/response regulator transcription factor, with product MNKWLVHVLGIILLVHFFSGWAIGQPHYQFQHLTTDEGLSNSNVSAVLKDSYGFLWIGMESGLSRYDGYGFKNYTAEPGAPNTSSFNNIWGLQEDGLGYIWISSFSFMVYNRSKDNFITDVPGFLREMGILVDQNYQVYVDKKKHVWVMDGLRMHHYNTDTRMVNVFNLNVQLDDVASVRLSDDGEYLYGVLKPGMLWQMHKQTGTQKLHRLEDIEHPELYNKVYADSRGGLWLFSGKSGLVYYRDNPNAGWMKLLMSSNGKGVSNRVLNILDDESGHIWIGTDHNGLFIYDRASGSLTNLLEDQGNKTSISSNNVVCLYRDDRGIIWIGHNKKGMSYYHNSFNNIVSADYPECRDVSAILEDRNGNIWLGTDGDGLFLKENIDDGKIKKLPIGNSTAIVSLLEDRKGRIWIGTYLEGLICYENGEFRRYTTGNSGLASNNIWNLKEDRYGNLWVGTLEGGIQYLRNGNDKVGLDSLETVCEWVKHPLDMYYDGGDKLYVGTVFGLNVVDIATGSCTVLVGNSRGTQDFSQMLISNVHKAENGNIWLGHPIGVTLWDVKKDTLYFINENNGLTDNIVRGIIEDDNHNIWVTTSNGLSVLSTERDSQDFLRISSRNFSTKDGFKNNYFNNRSIYKLRNRDILVGGTEGFTIVNPNKIVEKNQPPAKVGFTGLSVGNNSIKVDSLYNGNTLLKRPMEQTDSLTFHHSDRMIVLHFTTGDLLHADKVRYSYRLDGFSQEWITIQENKVTFSSLLPGIYKLYVKASNSDGVWNDVPTVLSITVTPPFYLSRWAIALYVILSISLIWYVIYRTRNHQRSRLEQQKVQLEREQEVNLNEMKLKFFTNVSHDLRTPLTLITTPLQAILEGDLEEGLRQKLNIINKNAGHLLRLINSLLDFRKLDAKAESLNLRQGDFIGFIRNVCLPFHNYAIDRQMSFVFTCEMECLLMEFDSAKVQKIMFNLLSNAFKFTQSGESVGVHVYGEGDFVSVSVSDSGQGVADKDKTYIFERFYQASQAQDNLGSGIGLHIVSEYVHMHGGAVSVKDNEPRGSVFTFRLPIIEIGEVEGLESEDESDDEFAEKIDGQVLPSKPVLLFVDDNLDLCEFMAGSLSDEFTVILANNGQEAVEQLEMNDVRVVVSDVMMPVMTGIELCHQIKTNIHWSHIPVILLTARTAEEYQIEGLEMGADDYLTKPFNFNLLKLRIRKFLEWTELSHITFSQKMDVSPSEITITSLDQKLIEKAIKVVEEHISEPEFSVEDLGSEVGLSRSHLYKKLMNITGKGPAEFIRTIRLKRGRQLLEQNQMQIAEVAYTVGFNSPKRFTINFKNEFGILPSDYVRSIK
- a CDS encoding TonB-dependent receptor, which translates into the protein MKLKTCTHFKWPGTRLRYGLSFILMCFWSTTIFGQTIQLTGIVKSELDNEVLPGVNVVVKGTTHGTVTDLDGRYSLEVPSPEAIVVFSFIGFSHKEVRVGSQSVINVVLTADMNSLDEVVVIGYGTTRRQDVTGSISSVSGEEIRRTSPVTIDQALQGKVPGVVIQQASGQPGGAVNVQVRGVTFNNSAPLYVIDGIIMGGMATLGSGTNPLAGINPNEIESIDVLKDASATAIYGSQATNGVIVITTKRGSDAAPSINYEFSTGFQQLPNRLSLMNLQEYASFINERNTGLGWGFDERPEFANPEYLGKGTDWQGELFRNAPMTNHALTVSGGDKRTQYLLSASYFNQEGIALGSDFTRASLRLNLDNKATDWLKIGTSLQLANINENVTSTGSSVIATALSQTPDIAVSNPDGSWGGAFNPNGWVNNTVNPYAIALINKDNVRRNQLFGNLYAEVNLLKDLVFRSEVTGSFSMATQDQFFPTYEMGLVVRTINEATYRFSQNFYSTVRNYFTYSRMLGDRYNLNVMTGHEAQLSKSENIFASRTNFPSNNVQTISAGDPLTAMNSGVKSHNSQESYFGRVNFGIDDKYLLTGNVRADGSSKFAAGNRWVATYSGAIAWKIHNENFLKDVKNMNELKLRVGYGLTNNQNIPDYRYTSGLATVTTGLSGVSQIVRNMGNPVVEWERTRYSNIGLDGTFFNWRINFSVDIYDRNVDGLLMQVPLPMYSGTGIGYSPGSIQSPWVNVGEVNNRGIDFRISTKNISNKNFIWSTDLTVSRNINKVVRLITDDAALTGQFSRTPVGRSIGEFYGYVTEGVFATASDFETNAIPVRNGEPLPIGAAGGSIWFGDLIFRDFNGDGIIDERDQTYLGSPIPKFQVGLNNSFSYKNFDLNVFLSANYGNKVFNQLRINGEYPGTSFGYLRSLTNYARLELIDPEGSATDINNVYVSNPDTKIVGIRNDNTNENNRTSDKFIEDGSFIRFRTISLGYTLPESLIQKARVNALRVYVNVNNAFLITKYKGLDPEIGSWDPLNAGVDNGFYPQPRVFTVGANITLNK